A genomic segment from Truepera sp. encodes:
- a CDS encoding flavodoxin produces the protein MLRNGPQNGPLKIIVVYATMFGATELVAERVAEALSKEFGVEVPCRDAAWLDFEELTSADLIVVGSSTWNIGQLPSDWDMRLDELGALDLRGKFVALFGTGDRRGYPDTYLDALDTIARALEPTGATLVGEWPTAGYVFTGSLAQRGDYFLGLAIDEDNDDDLTDARVDAWCAQLAGELNSALALEKAG, from the coding sequence GTGTTGCGTAACGGTCCCCAGAACGGCCCCCTCAAGATCATCGTCGTGTACGCCACCATGTTCGGTGCCACCGAGCTGGTCGCGGAGCGAGTGGCGGAAGCGCTCTCCAAGGAGTTCGGCGTCGAGGTCCCCTGTCGCGACGCTGCCTGGCTCGACTTCGAGGAGCTCACGAGCGCCGACCTGATAGTCGTCGGCTCTTCTACCTGGAACATCGGGCAGTTGCCGAGCGACTGGGACATGCGGCTCGACGAGCTGGGCGCGCTGGACCTGCGGGGCAAGTTCGTGGCCCTCTTCGGCACGGGCGACCGCCGCGGCTACCCTGACACGTACCTCGACGCGCTCGACACCATCGCGCGGGCCCTGGAGCCCACGGGCGCGACCTTGGTCGGCGAGTGGCCTACGGCCGGCTACGTCTTCACCGGCTCGTTGGCGCAGCGCGGCGACTACTTCCTGGGCCTGGCCATAGACGAGGACAACGACGACGACCTGACCGACGCGCGCGTAGACGCCTGGTGCGCTCAACTGGCGGGCGAGTTGAACTCCGCGTTGGCACTGGAGAAGGCCGGCTGA
- a CDS encoding transglutaminase domain-containing protein, with product MMPHTPEPAVRPTMSARCTRLLVALALLIAGASAAAQAGASGRPAWLDDLDRYVAVMRAGLGDSGAARLSLDDLSLELALEEPDVIVEWVRTHIAYQPYAGVLRGAEGTVVSGAGNAWDQALLLATLLQDAAFDARIAFGRLPEEPASRLLAQTTGAPSAPPDVAVPLGELGALVGFSSDQAETWVAEAEEQLAALAEQSDAMAQKLLTALDDAGVELGAGAEARAALLADAEDYAWVQVRRPDGGWDDVHPAFAEPTPDLGLEPEGVLEGSVPPEHQHRLRIELVLEQRLGDKLVEHALMTPWERPTANLFGVPLTLDITADGMDDAAYAAGDAQAVLDATHFFAPGFNGSLPEGGQVFDLSGRVVPPDAAGNVAAALFQTVSDAMNKATSALGALGGKEAADSAGAMALASVYVRYTLIGPGGVEHSVRRNLLDRVGADNRAKGSSAFANEMSDLDMLEALQGSITVMAMTGSFSEAYSLQRSLAATEAVRDELATMDEELRSGRFQGYRPSSELADAARPMAHLRLFDLFDAAPTPDGAVTFRPAPALVAFEQHWPEGRDVVDVIANPTRTLTTAPDGVRALARESLRRGVWETRTEGLPLAGDGVTRHGAFDGVAAALEAGGTLTVVRGASDLPGSWPAASRAAAGRDLEAGNVVLLAEGPAADGAEPAWFRVDPVSGAALGLAGAGRGQELTEYLVTETVSFFNDYAGIALMVRDLHACEAKPKLSEKVCCMMEVYVNNIIVGMPLGAAVGGVFGVAGSTMLTGMSAANVVPNFGAKMGVCEVIDPSNLDDL from the coding sequence ATGATGCCTCACACTCCCGAGCCCGCCGTCCGTCCCACCATGAGTGCGCGCTGCACGCGCTTGCTAGTGGCCCTCGCGCTGCTGATCGCCGGCGCGTCGGCCGCTGCGCAGGCCGGCGCCTCGGGGCGTCCTGCGTGGCTGGACGACCTCGACCGTTACGTGGCGGTCATGCGCGCTGGGCTCGGCGACTCGGGCGCTGCCCGGCTGTCGCTCGACGACCTGAGTCTCGAACTCGCGTTGGAGGAACCCGACGTCATCGTCGAGTGGGTGCGAACTCACATCGCTTACCAGCCGTACGCGGGGGTGCTGCGCGGGGCCGAAGGCACCGTTGTCAGCGGCGCCGGCAACGCCTGGGATCAGGCCCTGCTGCTCGCAACGCTGCTGCAAGACGCCGCGTTCGACGCACGCATAGCCTTCGGCAGGCTGCCGGAGGAACCGGCCTCGCGACTGTTGGCACAGACGACGGGCGCGCCCAGCGCCCCGCCGGACGTCGCCGTTCCACTGGGAGAGCTTGGCGCGCTGGTCGGCTTCAGTAGCGATCAGGCCGAGACCTGGGTCGCCGAGGCCGAGGAGCAGCTTGCCGCGCTTGCCGAGCAGAGCGACGCCATGGCGCAGAAGCTACTCACGGCGCTGGACGACGCCGGGGTCGAGCTCGGCGCCGGCGCCGAGGCGCGCGCCGCCCTGCTCGCGGATGCCGAGGACTACGCTTGGGTGCAGGTCCGCCGCCCCGACGGTGGGTGGGATGACGTTCATCCGGCCTTCGCCGAGCCGACGCCCGACTTGGGGCTCGAGCCCGAGGGGGTGCTCGAGGGCAGCGTGCCGCCCGAGCACCAGCACCGGCTTCGCATCGAACTCGTCCTCGAGCAGCGACTGGGGGACAAGTTGGTCGAGCATGCGCTCATGACGCCCTGGGAACGGCCCACCGCGAACCTCTTCGGCGTTCCGCTCACGCTCGACATCACCGCCGACGGGATGGACGACGCGGCATACGCCGCCGGCGACGCGCAGGCCGTGCTGGACGCCACGCACTTCTTCGCCCCCGGCTTCAACGGTTCGCTGCCCGAGGGTGGCCAGGTCTTCGACCTGAGCGGGCGGGTAGTACCTCCCGACGCGGCCGGCAACGTGGCCGCCGCGCTGTTCCAGACCGTCTCCGACGCGATGAACAAGGCAACGAGCGCACTGGGAGCACTTGGCGGCAAGGAGGCCGCGGACAGTGCCGGCGCCATGGCCCTCGCCTCCGTTTACGTGCGCTACACGCTCATCGGTCCGGGGGGCGTTGAACACTCCGTGCGCCGCAACCTGCTCGACCGCGTGGGCGCCGACAACCGCGCCAAGGGCAGCAGCGCGTTCGCGAACGAGATGAGCGACCTCGACATGCTCGAGGCCCTGCAGGGAAGCATCACGGTCATGGCCATGACGGGCTCGTTCAGCGAGGCGTACAGCCTGCAGCGCTCCCTCGCGGCTACCGAGGCCGTGAGAGACGAACTCGCCACCATGGACGAGGAACTCCGCTCGGGCCGCTTCCAGGGTTACCGGCCGAGCTCGGAGCTGGCCGACGCCGCGCGTCCCATGGCGCACCTGCGGCTGTTCGATCTCTTCGACGCCGCGCCCACGCCGGACGGGGCGGTGACGTTCCGACCCGCTCCGGCGCTGGTCGCCTTCGAGCAGCACTGGCCCGAGGGGCGTGACGTGGTGGACGTGATCGCCAACCCGACGCGAACCCTCACCACTGCCCCGGACGGGGTGCGTGCGCTCGCCCGCGAGTCACTGCGCCGCGGCGTGTGGGAGACCCGCACCGAGGGCCTGCCGCTGGCGGGCGATGGGGTCACCCGGCATGGCGCCTTCGACGGCGTGGCCGCCGCGCTAGAGGCGGGCGGCACGCTTACGGTGGTGCGTGGCGCCTCGGACCTGCCCGGCTCCTGGCCGGCCGCCAGCCGCGCCGCGGCGGGCCGCGACCTCGAAGCAGGGAACGTGGTGCTGCTGGCGGAGGGGCCCGCGGCCGACGGGGCCGAACCCGCATGGTTCCGCGTCGACCCCGTCAGCGGCGCGGCGCTGGGGCTGGCCGGGGCCGGCCGCGGTCAGGAACTGACCGAGTACCTCGTGACCGAGACCGTGAGCTTCTTCAACGACTACGCCGGCATCGCGCTCATGGTTCGTGACCTCCACGCATGCGAGGCGAAGCCCAAGCTGAGTGAGAAGGTGTGCTGCATGATGGAGGTTTACGTCAACAACATCATCGTCGGTATGCCGCTCGGGGCGGCCGTAGGGGGCGTCTTCGGAGTCGCCGGCAGCACCATGCTCACGGGCATGAGCGCGGCCAACGTGGTGCCCAACTTCGGGGCGAAGATGGGCGTGTGCGAGGTCATCGACCCTTCCAACCTCGACGACTTGTGA
- a CDS encoding HU family DNA-binding protein encodes MAKAKAAPKKADKTVSKADLVSEVAEATNQSKKAVKETMDSLLASMTTSIAKGHKVTLTGFGTFEVRKRKARTGVKPGTTEKIKIPASQYPAFKAGKSLKDTVSGKKPAAKKAAKK; translated from the coding sequence ATGGCTAAAGCCAAGGCCGCACCCAAGAAGGCAGACAAGACCGTCAGCAAGGCAGACCTCGTCAGCGAAGTCGCCGAAGCCACCAACCAGTCCAAGAAGGCCGTCAAGGAGACGATGGACTCGCTTCTCGCCTCCATGACCACCAGCATCGCCAAGGGGCACAAGGTGACGCTCACCGGCTTCGGCACCTTCGAAGTCCGCAAGCGCAAGGCCCGCACCGGCGTCAAGCCCGGCACGACCGAGAAGATCAAGATCCCGGCGAGCCAGTACCCGGCGTTCAAGGCGGGCAAGAGCCTCAAGGACACCGTCAGCGGCAAGAAGCCCGCTGCCAAGAAGGCCGCCAAGAAGTAA
- a CDS encoding SLC13 family permease: MAGSSLVVFSILAAAVVLFVSDRVRLDVVALLVVLALVLSGVLTPQQALAGFGDPLVIMIAGLFVVSYAIVNTGIAAAVGRTLGRVAGQSEPRMILAVMLATGVLSAFMSSTGTVAVMLPIAVAMAWRAKLSPSKLLLPVAYAALVGGMLTLISTPPNLVVSQALEGAGREPFGFFSFTLLGVVMLAVTTLFMVTLGRRALPATAPNTPGPAGGAEDEALIEVAERYGLPTRLGRLTLAPDSPLVGASLRGLRWPERLGVRVLAVDTEPEVVKSGRRSRRYLGRSKRIGPDTLLVEGDRILLQGSPEALAAAARKAEVELEAVDAAADDLVPANLGFAEVLLTPRSSWIGNSLATLRFRERYGVQVVALRRGQAQVTEGSGDKRLGETRLKFGDTLLVQGSMSAIDRLQGERHDAVVLSETGGERAAPRRRRAPIAVAVLLLMLISMSAGWLAPVMAVLLAALVLVLSGCLSMEEAYRSIQWQSVVLIAGMLPLATALELTGGVSVVADAMVGVFGGSGPLLILVGLYVVTAGLGLLMSNTATAVLMAPVALSAAASLGVAPEGMMMMVALASASSFSTPMSTPVNTLVVGPGHYRFTDFVKLGLPLQLLMAVVGLLLIPWLFPY; the protein is encoded by the coding sequence ATGGCCGGATCCAGCCTCGTCGTCTTCTCGATCCTCGCCGCCGCGGTCGTCCTCTTCGTTTCGGACCGCGTGCGGCTCGACGTGGTGGCGTTGCTCGTCGTGCTGGCGCTCGTGCTGTCGGGCGTCCTGACGCCGCAGCAGGCGCTCGCCGGGTTCGGCGACCCGCTCGTGATCATGATCGCGGGGTTGTTCGTGGTGTCGTACGCGATCGTCAACACGGGCATCGCGGCGGCCGTGGGCCGCACCCTGGGGAGGGTGGCCGGCCAGAGCGAGCCGCGCATGATCCTGGCCGTCATGCTGGCGACCGGCGTCCTGTCTGCCTTCATGAGCTCCACGGGCACGGTTGCCGTCATGCTGCCCATCGCGGTGGCCATGGCGTGGCGCGCGAAGCTCAGCCCGAGCAAGCTCCTGCTGCCGGTCGCGTACGCGGCGCTCGTGGGCGGGATGCTCACGCTCATCAGCACCCCGCCCAACCTGGTCGTGTCGCAGGCCCTCGAGGGCGCCGGCCGGGAGCCGTTCGGCTTCTTCTCCTTCACGCTCCTGGGCGTCGTCATGCTCGCGGTTACCACCCTGTTCATGGTCACGCTCGGCCGGCGGGCGCTTCCCGCCACGGCTCCCAACACGCCCGGACCCGCCGGGGGCGCCGAGGACGAGGCCCTGATCGAGGTCGCCGAGCGTTACGGTCTGCCCACGCGCCTGGGAAGGTTGACGCTCGCGCCGGACTCGCCCCTCGTGGGCGCCTCCCTACGCGGCCTACGCTGGCCCGAACGCTTGGGCGTGCGAGTCCTGGCGGTGGACACGGAGCCCGAGGTCGTCAAGAGCGGTCGGCGCTCCCGTCGCTACTTGGGCCGCTCGAAGCGGATCGGCCCCGACACCCTGCTCGTGGAGGGCGACCGCATCTTGCTCCAGGGCAGCCCGGAAGCGCTGGCGGCCGCGGCGCGCAAGGCCGAGGTGGAACTCGAGGCGGTGGACGCGGCCGCCGACGACCTGGTCCCTGCCAACCTGGGATTCGCGGAGGTGTTGCTGACGCCGCGGTCGTCCTGGATCGGCAACAGCCTCGCGACCCTGCGGTTCCGCGAGCGCTACGGGGTGCAGGTAGTGGCGCTCCGGCGCGGGCAGGCGCAGGTGACCGAGGGGAGTGGCGACAAGCGGCTGGGGGAGACGCGCCTCAAGTTCGGCGACACCCTGCTCGTCCAGGGCTCCATGTCGGCGATCGACAGGCTGCAGGGCGAGCGTCACGATGCCGTGGTCCTCAGCGAGACCGGAGGGGAGAGGGCTGCTCCCAGGCGCCGCCGAGCGCCCATAGCCGTGGCCGTTTTGCTGCTCATGCTGATCAGCATGTCCGCCGGCTGGTTGGCGCCGGTGATGGCCGTGCTTCTGGCGGCCCTGGTGCTCGTGCTGAGCGGCTGCCTGTCCATGGAAGAGGCGTACCGCTCCATCCAGTGGCAGTCGGTGGTGCTGATAGCCGGCATGCTGCCCTTGGCCACCGCGCTGGAGTTGACGGGCGGCGTGAGCGTCGTGGCCGACGCGATGGTCGGCGTGTTCGGCGGTTCGGGTCCCCTCCTGATCCTGGTGGGTCTTTACGTCGTGACCGCCGGCCTCGGACTGCTCATGTCGAACACCGCTACGGCCGTGCTCATGGCGCCCGTGGCGCTGAGCGCCGCCGCCAGCCTGGGCGTGGCGCCAGAAGGCATGATGATGATGGTGGCACTGGCCTCGGCCTCCTCGTTCAGCACGCCCATGTCGACGCCGGTGAACACGCTGGTGGTGGGTCCCGGCCACTACCGCTTCACTGATTTCGTGAAGCTCGGCCTGCCACTGCAACTGCTGATGGCCGTGGTGGGGCTGCTGCTCATCCCGTGGTTGTTCCCCTACTGA